The Nicotiana tomentosiformis chromosome 9, ASM39032v3, whole genome shotgun sequence genome contains the following window.
acgaagtcaaAACACTTTTTTTCGGTTACGTCTACCGACACAACGGatcaatatgctcagttgtatatcgaagaaatagtcaagttgcatggcaccccagtttccatcatttttgatCTGGGAGCAAACTTCACCCGCGGGCTAACAggtaggcagagcggactattcagacgcttgataATATGCTGCACTCTTGTATTCTAGACCTCAAAGGTAGATGTTATGAtaatttaccactcatagaatttacatacaacaatagctatcacgctagcattcaaatggcactgtttgatgctttatatggtaggggatgtagatctcccattgggtggtttgaaattggggaagtagagttgatagggccagacctcgtgtatTAGGTTATGAAAAAGTTAAAATTATTAAGGCGCGGTTGGAagctgctcagagtcgtcaaaaatcctattctgATGTTCATCGTAGGGATTTGGATTTCAAAGAATAAGAttaggtattcttgaaagtttcgcccatgaagggtgtaatgcgatttggtaagaaagttgaaattgagtccgaggtatgtcagaccgtacaaaatcattcagaggatcggtgaggtggcatacaaggtTAAGCTACcgcctgagatgtcattagtacactcggtgtttcatgtgtctatgttgaagaaagtagttggagatccaacACTCATTGTTCCGATTGAGGCTgttgaggttaatgagaaatttacttacgaagagattccaatttatattattgatcggcaagtccaaaaattgagaaataaagaaattgcctccgtgaatatgttatggcaaaaccaacatgTTGAAGAGgatacttgggaggctgaggaagaaatgaataaaaagtatccttatatgtttgaatgaccatgtattaaTAAAGTTGTGATCAAGGAAAATTATAggacttactttctatgaattttatatcatttgtacaattggcgttaagggtgttcctttctggtaatatattgcttgtgaggccacaattggtgttgttttgtattatgttacatcgttgtATTATGTATATGCAGTTAGGATGTGTTTATGGGGCTCTCTGATAGggggataggcccagttacatgGGAAATCtgcaattttttaaaaaatttagggagttagtcaaatttaggGATACTGGTGtatggtatgaaaactgagttgcatggGATActaataacagattttgaccctcattcgaggacgaacgatcctaagtgggggagaatgtaaggccctgtaaaattttgcaaaagaaaataatgtttcgtggtgccaaatTAGTTTTAtgtgttgaggattatagaaattttcAACAATGCACtgaggaaaatatttggcagtaaaatgcattTTTTGCAGTCCATAATGCGACCGCAGAGTCACTTTGcgggctgcataatggccgcaaagtgaggTAGGAGAGGGGAAATGTTGGATGcaattctgcggtcgactatgcgaccgcagaactgttttgtggttcattatgcgaccgtagaacaggtctgcgAACGGCAAACCCCGACATATATTTTGCCagctttggacaccaattatgcagtccgcatattgattatgcgatcgcagaccttttTCCGGTgctctatttttgggtttttaaaacccgaccctacttcgttaaatacacgcgttgggctatttttgagctataatctagcatttgagagtgagagagagtgccctagagtgagaaggttttcatcaataattgttcttcaattcttgctaatgttttggaagattaagaagggaaactcactaggccTTAATCGTAGAgataagattctataccctaaccctcaattttgaattttgtctagaaatgggtaaatAGCAAGATAATTTTGGGGCCTGAGGGTTGATTA
Protein-coding sequences here:
- the LOC138898703 gene encoding uncharacterized protein yields the protein MYHDLKEVYWWNDMKKNVEEFVARFPNCQQVKDEHKRPGGLAQNIDIPMWKWKMINMDFVKVVGDPTLIVPIEAVEVNEKFTYEEIPIYIIDRQVQKLRNKEIASVNMLWQNQHVEEDTWEAEEEMNKKYPYMFE